AGGACTTAGAGCGAACCTTCTTTTTGGAAAAGTCTTCACCGCCTGGGGATTCCATGGAGCCATCCTCTGTTTTAATGCACTTTGAATTCCCTTTGATTCTGCTGTGGAGACCTGTGGGGTCATAAACATGTCCGGCTAAGTGATAGTCGTTCtcagagctccctccatctccatTTGTGTCAAGCTCAGAACTGTTGTTGTGAACAGGCTGACAGTCTGCAGCCATCTGAGCTCCATTTAGCGTCATGGTCATGTTGTGGGTATTAGTGTTGGTCATGATTGGCTGTTGTGCTGAGGAGAAATTAGGTGACATGTGCCTTATATCCACAGTCTGGAAGTGACCTTTAGAATCAACAGGGCTTGCCATAACTGCCATTTCAGCCTCAGCAGAGGATGTAGCTTTGACAAAGTCTTGTGGTGTGACGCCACAGGCTGCCACCGTGGCAGCCAGGATGTCATCGACATTTGACAAAATATTTCTGTCATCTGCAAGTAGCATAGAGTCTGGGAAGCAAATGGAGTTGAGAGCAAAGTGGTTCTTGGCATCATTTGGCTGCTGATTTGCTGACTGGCTGTAGTGGTGTTTGGAGGAATCAGGGCATCCTGAGCTCTGTTCAGACACTACCGTGCCCTGCTGTCTCTGGTTTTCGGTGACACTGGGACAAAGCAGTTCTCGGCCCATCTGAAGATACTGGACATGAACAGGGCCCAGATCTTGGGTTTGTTGGATACCCTGCACTGATACCACCTTTGATGTGTTTTGACTGTGGTGAACAAGAGGCTGTTGGAGCAAAATCATCTGGTTGGGCTCGAGGAGAACCTGAGTGCTGGGAACGGTGATGAATTGGGTGTGGGCTGCCGGGGTCTGGCTCTGGGATTGAGTATGATTCTGGTGGTTTTGATGATGTGGCTCAGGAGACTTGAGTTGGAGAGGGTGCTGCTTGACCTGCTCTGAGCTAAGGGGTACATGTGAAGATATAATACTGGAATTTGTAGTTTTTGTGTCGACAGTTTCCTGACCATTGGCACTGCTTAGATGAATGTGCTGTTGGCTCAGAGAACCCATTCTTTCGTCCTTCATCTGTGCTGTGTTTGTATGACCTAGTCCCATGAGCTGGTCATCAGATCGCGAATTGCTTCGGATGACACTTTGAGTTTTGTGATGATCGTCCATTTTTGAAACAACATAGATGACATTGTTGTGAGCAGACATATTGCTAGCAGCAGAGGCTTCCATCGATGCCTGCTGGAGAGCATCAATGTCCTGGATAGGAAGCTCTCCAAGTTTCTGTTTGCCGTATGTTGGCTTTATGTCTTGTATTGAGGATCTGATGTTATTTTGTAAGGCTTGAGCAGTTGAAGAGTAGGCAGGCAACGGTGCAGACAAAACATATTTATGGGGCTGTGTCTGCTGCTGAGACAGTGTGTCATGTGTTTTAACTCCCACTGAGGCCTGCATGAGGGTGTAGTCCTGTGAAGAATTTGATGTGGGCAGACTCCGCACACACGTGGGCGGGTAAGAGGAGTTAAGGTTAAGGGATTGTCCTGTGGCGTAGCTCTGAGTCACCGAAGCTTGCTCCTGTGACTGAGATGTAAAAGTCACGTTTGGGGCACCCTGAGAGTGAGTGGTGGGGTAGCTCTCAGAGAGATTCCCCTGACACAAGCCCTGGACCTGGGCTCCATACTGGATCTCCTGCTGCTGGCTCAGCCCGGGACTAGAGGAGTAAACAAGAGTCTGACTAACAGATGCCACATTGTCAGACTGGCTAGAGAGGGAAGGCAGAGTCTTGTAAAGGGGGGAAAGTTTGTCTGAGGTGGAATGGGAGGCCTGTGACTGGGTGTGGGTGGTGATATAGGTTTGTGACAAACTACTGGACATAAGGCTGGATAGCTGTACTGACTGTTGATTAGCAATCACCGAGTTCTGCTTGTGTCCTGGGGAGGAGTAACGGTCAGGAGACCCTCCTGTCAGGTTCTGAGAGTGCTCGTGACTCTCCTCACCCCCAGAAGGGTGTGGAGCTAATTTGGAAGAGTCTTTAGCCTTTGGCACAGAAGTGGACGAATAAGCTTGAGTTACTGAGGCTGTTTTGGGTTGTGGAGCACGACTGACCCCTTGAGAGGAATCTGCTCCTGTGGAAGGGCTGCAGGATACCGGGGTCTGACGGGAAGGGTCCTGCTGGTAGGACACATCAGCTTCACTGGCAGAGCCAAAGTACCCCTGTAAGGAGTGCTCTGCACTGGGCAATTGCTCTGAGGCCGCGTGGCTGCTGGAAGGCCTCTGGTGGTGTTTGATCACACTACATTCACGCTGAAGAGCTCTTTCAATAGAGCCTGAGAATACTGTGGCCCCGTACGGTTGTGGGGCACCATGAGGGGCAGGCAGGGCAGAGGGTAGCAGGCTGAACTGGGGCTGTAGGAGGTGGGGGGCTGACTCCTGGGCTGATCGGTAAGTAGAGGACTGGACAGGCAAAGCCGAGCCCAAAGTAGGGGCAGGGAGATGATTGAAGGCCAGTGCAGTGGGAAGCACAGTCTGGCTTGATTTGAGATGGAGAAGGGGGTCATGGTGAGAAAACAGGCCATTGGTTGAAGTGCTGAAGGCAGGATCCTGGAGTGCCAAGGATGGGTTGGTAGCATAACTCCTGGAAGGGTAGGCACCAGTGTGCTGATAGGACGACAGAGCAGCAGGAGAGGGGAAAGTGGCAGTAGAAGGCAGAGCACCAGTCAAATACAGCTCTGTGGTGGAGGCGTTGGTACCTGCACAGCACAGAACAGACAATGTAAGGACAGGACAGGCAACATGACTCAATATAATCCAAACATAATGAATTAAATTGTAGCACAATGGACAAAACTTGtgtttaaccaaaaacatgtaaatacgGACATCACCAACCCCTTCTCTAAGCACTTTCAAGAGTTATACTAGGGCTGGGAAATATGGCTTACACATAATATCTTGACATTTTTATGCTATACTGACATGAACGATAACTGTTTAATTTAACCCTTTGACGCATATGATCATTATCGAGTAAACTTATCTGAATTTAGAGGGAACACAGCTCCTATGTGACATTTTAGagggctttaattttgaaattcaaCATCAGACTGTCCTGATATTGTCTGAGTGACACTCACTTTATTATTTAATACTtactcattttgttttatttacctatttttatttattattgacaAACTGACTGACTTGTTCACCAGAAGGTCACTTTATTCTGAAATCAGTTTTTACATGCTCTTACCATAATGCAGTGTTTCCACTACATTCATTTAGCAGCGGCGACATGCCCCTGCTAAATTATTactgccgctgctgctccttcaaaatatttttgcaaatgcaccaccactctgagacatctgtgcacttgcacagcgccgcagccagtatagtgaggagagcagcggtgaggggagtggggagtgggggaaggctccattagggatgcaccgaatatattcggccgaatattcaaaaaaaaacacacattcggtattcggtggattaagtgaaaagcaaggccgaataatagcggcgtgttttgataacgcaatcaaataGTGTGCAGTGACGGATGGagtaaaatgttggcagtgtggcaATAAACAGTAacggcgaatcccgccggttgtgggttgaacgggggtcacagacacagacaggaatacgtattcctgtcaaatatggtggcgcattataacggcttaccggcaaagaagtccggctccaggtgaataacttgttgtcatgactgcccaaaagtaatGGGCGTGGTTGAtcattttggtgtgtgtgtgtgtgtgtgtgtgtgtgtgagagagagagagagagagaggaagggggaGTCAACTGTACATAAATAGGGCCTGCTTTAAATGCATGTTTACAAAAATGTGCAAGGAATATCCTAATGTCTCAATATGGTTGTCTGCTGTATCACATATGTAATGACATTTGAGTGTATCAGATATGTTTGATATATCGCCCACTGCTAAGCTATACCTCTTACCTTCAGGAGTTAATTTCACATTAGTCTTTCATGAGATAATATGATGCAGAAATCCTTTATTTGCCAGTGAGCACCATAGATAATTTCAGAAGTTATATATAAACTGTGTCGTCTGTTCTCTATAAGGAGTAAATGTAAAATGACTTGGTCTAGTACAGTATAATAGTGTTCTGTTCTCACCAGCAGGCCATGATGGGGGTCTGAAAGGAGGAAGCAGTGAGGCACTAACAGGACCAGCCTGAAGGCTTCTAGATTCCATGGCTGACAGGAAGCTCATGATTGAGGTCTCAGAAGTATTACTGCTCGAGTCGAGCGCTCCTAATGatcaagagagaaaaagaatgaTGACCACAGGTAACGAAGAAAACATAATCCTGTGTGCAAAGTGATAGTGATATCTACAAGAGCCTGAACGATAAATTGGCCAGGCCGATGTACTGgtataaaacaatataaaaattagATTTGTAATGGAACTAGTTTATGCTGAAGAAATGACCCCAATTAAAACTGTCCACAGCACGGCTTGTGTATTATCCAGACACAATAGCGCTGAGTAGAGGTGCAACAGTTCACAAAGTTCATGGTTCGGTTCGATACGACTTGGGTGTCATGGTACGGTATGTCTTGGATACAGCAAAATAGAAATGCCAGAAAAACTtccttttattttaatatatatttttttaattttatgttatATTAATTCATAATTTGAGATTTTTCTTTTATGTGTCCAAAGCAGGAATTACCGTCTGGCTGAAATGGGTTTGTGAAGGAATATTGTTACAGGGCTTAATTATATGAAGCATGTTCGTAAAGCCTACGTCTTTTACTACAGAGTAGAGTCTCATATCCGCAGCTATAAAATGTAACAATCGctgcagtgatttcttttgctctgtctgtcttttgtttcTCCTTGTTTTCTTCTAGTTCCACCTATTGACACACTGGGATGATGTTGACATAAATGAGTTGACATGTCTTAAGTATTCCCACTGATGTATCCTACTGTCACGTAGCAGATGTGAcatactgttgtgttttttatccACCACTCGCACACCATCGCTGTCATAATTCGCAGCGTACTGAAGACCCTCCAAGCACGAACTCTGAAAGTTATTCAAGGATTTTCTATCTCTGGTCTGGTAATGGCGTTATGGGCTCTAGTAACCATACTGCAATGAGCTAGCTTAGCGTAACGTGCCTCTTAGTCTGTCTCACTGGAAGAGAATGTTTTGGTTTGGGGTGGGAGGGTCAGACAGCACGTTGTATGTTAAGTCGAGTGGGCTGCCTTGTTGAGCACAGTGCCATTAAGAATTAAATTTAACACAATTTAAGCTGTATATTTAATTTTGCAAATATACAAGAATAGTTCAACGAATCATTCAGTTAGTAATGCGTACTGAACTGAAAGCCTTGTACTTGATTGTTCAATACAATAACGCAAATTGTTATATCCCCAAGTGctgagtttttaaaaatgtagtttttcagtgttttgagTATCACAAAGGAAATTTCATTTACATCCACTATTTTGATTAGTGGCACAAGTCACAAGGTCATATTTCAAATAAGCAATGCATATAAAGCAAAGATACAGCCATGACTAGATGCCACCAAGGAAGAAAGGTCattgtaatttgggtgaactgaacCTTTAAGAACACTGTGAATAGCATTCATAActcacctgctgcagcaggaaGGTGTGATGTAGTGTAGGTGGGAAGCTGGTGGGTGGAAGTGTAGCTTTGCCTCTGGAGGAGCTCTGCATCAAGGTGTGCTGCACCATAACTGGAACTGCAtcgacacacaaacacatacatgaaAGTTCTCATCTTCACAAGCAGCGGTGACACACCCAACTCGGTAAATGACTTCTCTCAACACACAGCGTGTTTGTTTTCAAGTACTGATTCTGTAAAGTCTTTGCTGTCCACCGACAGACAAAGGCCTACTTGCAGAAAGCAAGCCCTGATAACTTAATGAAGCATGCTTTGAGAAAATATGCTTAATACACGCTACTTAAGTCCGTCACAGAAGGTCAGTCAAGTTATTCATACAAAACACAGCACATCTTTAAGGCTATTATTATGAGCAACActtacaaaaacaagacaatgatttgtgtggggaaaaaaggaCCTCTTTGCCCCTCAATGtcagcaaaaaaacagaaaaaaatctacaaaCATTTTGGCAATATTACTCTGAATGGAAATAACTAGCAGCCTAACAGGCTATGGCATATTAGTTCATAGGAGTTTAGTTACATTAGAAGTTCATAGTTCTTACTTATAAAAATCTAAATGGCTGTTTGAGCTTTAAAATGGTTTGTGGATTGTAGAATTCACCAGTAACTGTTGCTGATGTCCAAAAATAAAAGGTAATTGCTCTACTTAGTGTGTGAGGAACTCTGATA
The Epinephelus lanceolatus isolate andai-2023 chromosome 2, ASM4190304v1, whole genome shotgun sequence DNA segment above includes these coding regions:
- the qser1 gene encoding glutamine and serine-rich protein 1 — translated: MMDRNYPTSSFADALAPPAQTVASWAYDRSTASVKPSSSYGAAHLDAELLQRQSYTSTHQLPTYTTSHLPAAAGALDSSSNTSETSIMSFLSAMESRSLQAGPVSASLLPPFRPPSWPAGTNASTTELYLTGALPSTATFPSPAALSSYQHTGAYPSRSYATNPSLALQDPAFSTSTNGLFSHHDPLLHLKSSQTVLPTALAFNHLPAPTLGSALPVQSSTYRSAQESAPHLLQPQFSLLPSALPAPHGAPQPYGATVFSGSIERALQRECSVIKHHQRPSSSHAASEQLPSAEHSLQGYFGSASEADVSYQQDPSRQTPVSCSPSTGADSSQGVSRAPQPKTASVTQAYSSTSVPKAKDSSKLAPHPSGGEESHEHSQNLTGGSPDRYSSPGHKQNSVIANQQSVQLSSLMSSSLSQTYITTHTQSQASHSTSDKLSPLYKTLPSLSSQSDNVASVSQTLVYSSSPGLSQQQEIQYGAQVQGLCQGNLSESYPTTHSQGAPNVTFTSQSQEQASVTQSYATGQSLNLNSSYPPTCVRSLPTSNSSQDYTLMQASVGVKTHDTLSQQQTQPHKYVLSAPLPAYSSTAQALQNNIRSSIQDIKPTYGKQKLGELPIQDIDALQQASMEASAASNMSAHNNVIYVVSKMDDHHKTQSVIRSNSRSDDQLMGLGHTNTAQMKDERMGSLSQQHIHLSSANGQETVDTKTTNSSIISSHVPLSSEQVKQHPLQLKSPEPHHQNHQNHTQSQSQTPAAHTQFITVPSTQVLLEPNQMILLQQPLVHHSQNTSKVVSVQGIQQTQDLGPVHVQYLQMGRELLCPSVTENQRQQGTVVSEQSSGCPDSSKHHYSQSANQQPNDAKNHFALNSICFPDSMLLADDRNILSNVDDILAATVAACGVTPQDFVKATSSAEAEMAVMASPVDSKGHFQTVDIRHMSPNFSSAQQPIMTNTNTHNMTMTLNGAQMAADCQPVHNNSSELDTNGDGGSSENDYHLAGHVYDPTGLHSRIKGNSKCIKTEDGSMESPGGEDFSKKKVRSKSLTKPGGPEEDNGQARQAKRSGQAKRQNSRGSDVSSPSASQGVYDGCPQQERIRQKIREVEEKQPEVKTGFIGSFLDFIKSGPKQQYSPSPTRTISRPRKPCTTSKPLPCTLPSLPPKLQTLPGPLIPQENQGVSSQQKRLDEDLQKNLETLPSFSSDEEENTGKNQALRNSISSALSALDEASDRKSRTDNQIPSVMMKPDQVTTMPHTVTETCLSRVTPPTQTTNTPSLGPVFVVKEESKETPPGQLAVQLPSVAIEGLTDEELSDSGGEGMYRERDEFVVRNEDIESLKVTMRSGSEPPAIWKVQKALLQKFVPELRDGKRVFSATNSYLGYFGDAKTMYQRVYVKFLDTVNKREYVRVCSRKPRCKPMNSLRGVQVKTLLGLSAAPQSSVTPSQKPRPKQLKPRAEPPPKKRRKWKEEFSPTASGSSAEEGGEDDELNPPVPFASRLLNTRTMKETFKSFVELLISIVLDEDVMTALEREKDELLLPHMKRVDGMITDNRKRLLHKLHIGQVLKTALDSFPEISVVTELKKDGETPAFKVRLSGKAYNKKTLKPYKVPNKVPQEYTVDQQKTQWFSLYHSLQHYKYHTYLMCKDEIASMRVQTGDLGQEETVQKCLQNGAWVEGLFDRFGELINQVQQACR